The proteins below come from a single Necator americanus strain Aroian chromosome V, whole genome shotgun sequence genomic window:
- a CDS encoding hypothetical protein (NECATOR_CHRV.G21132.T3), with product MAQVDSGAGNVSSDDQRTSVMEPTGDATPQNGGEKCENAEHPTPGSFFTGSAHVKRQPPAKVFFAPQKYGFFTNNKVEQRWRDDPEKDKKTHADDIIANVTEKFFPQKRAASDQTPPLPIAPSFIPPLPGMIPPPGVPPPPFMIAPISGTKDAKRIKFNDEESDENELFAKLLYKKLRSIASKKRLEILHVSIMEMVRQAQEEDERERAVSGLDSSISNLVAPIICTVMKFPLLKIVLMVVLLSPQCDSDVKHALTNSTSFVVDYPNDRFLLDGKPFRYISGSIHYFRVHPNHWKDRLLRIRALGLNAIQYYIPWNFHEVIEGKYDFSGWRNFSEFSLIGYDLGLYTLLRIGPYACGEWENGGFPWWLLNKKNCQPRTSEKGFLNAVKKWFSVLIPVIKPLMRENGGPVLMLQIENEYGSCSYCDRVYTKWLRDFVRSYLGNNIVIYTTDGGSKSYLKCGVVPDTLPTVDFGPTSDENVKAAFEAQRKYLPNGHGPLVNSEFYPGWFVLWGQKSARIPSAEAIVNSAKYMYGLGASINFYMIHGGTNFGFWNGATVKAPVITSYDYFAPISEDGDINEKYLAIRTWIKSIPDWTNKPFDVPENNPKTSYGDVEMFPLQNLFNSPDDICETSQDPKSFEQLGQPFGFVSYSKRIDECGKTLGIKQLKDFGYVLINTNYTGTLMNSYYDKAIRSVNLEHCRVGDILSILVENTGRLTSGTADDRKGILSEVTLDDKILKGWKQCKILFPNADEVKLREQRLLGRIGLYFGSFNADVATDTFLNTKGWGKGIAILNDNNLGRYWASEGPQYTLYIPAAFVRVGINSLMLLELEGTTTCGQESCRVSLVDHPVFVFDEITTHGDFFERN from the exons atGGCACAGGTCGATTCCGGCGCTGGTAATGTTTCTAGTGACGATCAGAGAACAAGTGTTATGGAACCTACA GGAGATGCCACACCGCAGAATGGTGGAGAGAAGTGTGAAAAcgctgag CATCCGACGCCTGGTTCGTTCTTTACCGGTTCCGCTCATGTTAAGCGTCAACCTCCAGCGAAAGTTTTCTTTGCTCCACAAAAATACGGATTCTTCACCAATAACAAAGTTGAACAGCGATGG agAGATGATCCcgagaaagacaaaaaaacaCACGCTGATGATATTATCGCAAATGTTACAG AAAAGTTCTTCCCTCAGAAAAGAGCTGCCTCTGATCAGACTCCACCACTACCAATAGCTCCTTCATTCATACCACCTCTTCCAGGAATG attcCTCCTCCTGGTGTTCCTCCACCACCTTTTATGATCGCTCCAATTTCCGGTACTAAAGATGCCAAAAGAATCAAGTTTAACGACGAAGAAAGTGATGAAAATGAGCTTTTTG CTAAGTTGCTCTACAAGAAGCTGAGGTCGATTGCTAGTAAGAAACGTCTGGAGATTCTCCATGTTTCTATAATGGAAATGGTTAGACAGGCACAAGAGGAAGATGAACGAGAGAGAGCTGTTTCTGGATTGGACTCGTCCATTTCCAACCTAGT TGCTCCTATAATTTGTACTGTTATGAAATTCCCCTTACTGAAGATTGTTTTGATGGTTGTTTTGCTGTCTCCACAATGTGATAGCGATGTGAAACATGCACTTACGAA CTCCACTTCATTTGTTGTCGACTATCCTAATGATAGATTTTTATTGGATGGCAAACCATTTCGTTATATTTCTGGGTCCATTCACTATTTCAGAGTTCACCCGAATCACTGGAAAGACAG ACTCCTCCGTATACGTGCGCTTGGACTCAACGCTATCCAGTATTATATCCCGTGGAATTTCCATGAAGTCATCGAAGGAAA GTACGACTTTTCTGGTTGGCGCAATTTCAGTGAATTTTCTCTCATCGGTTACGATTTGGGACTGTACACGTTGCTCAGAATTG GCCCTTACGCGTGCGGTGAATGGGAAAACGGAGGGTTTCCATGGTGGTTactgaataagaaaaattgtcaGCCGCGTACAAGCGAGAAAGG ctTTCTGAATGCCGTTAAGAAGTGGTTTTCTGTGCTTATACCAGTGATCAAACCTCTCATGCGAGAAAATGGTGGTCCTGTTCTAATGTTACAGATTGAGAACGAGTATGGTAGCTGCTCGTACTGTGACAG AGTCTACACGAAGTGGCTGCGTGATTTCGTCCGTAGTTATCTTGGGAACAACATTGTTATATACACAA CCGATGGTGGATCCAAGTCCTATCTAAAGTGTGGAGTCGTTCCTGACACGTTACCTACTGTGGACTTCGGTCCTACTTCTGATGAAAATGTAAAAGCGGCGTTCGAGGCGCAGAGGAAGTACTTGCCTAACG GACATGGACCTTTGGTGAACTCTGAATTCTATCCAGGATGGTTTGTGTTGTGGGGTCAAAAAAGTGCCAGGATTCCCTCAGCAGAAGCCATTGTAAACTCGGCAAAAT ATATGTACGGTTTGGGAGCTAGTATCAACTTCTACATGATCCATGGTGGCACCAACTTCGGCTTCTGGAATGGAGCAACCGTAAAGGCGCCG GTCATTACGTCCTATGATTACTTTGCTCCCATTTCGGAAGATGGTGACATCAACGAAAAATATTTAGCAATCCGAACATGGATAAAAAGTATTCCAGACTGGACGAATAAACCATTTGACGTTCCAGAAAATAATCC aaaaacttcttACGGGGATGTTGAAATGTTCCCACTGCAAAATTTGTTCAATTCACCTGATGATATATGCGAGACCTCCCAGGACCCTAAGTCTTTCGAACAATTGGGACAGCCGTTTGGGTTTGTGTCCTACAGCAAG CGAATTGATGAGTGTGGCAAAACTTTGGGAATTAAGCAACTCAAGGATTTTGGATATGTATTAATAAACACAAATTACACT GGAACTCTCATGAATTCTTATTATGACAAGGCTATCCGATCTGTAAACCTTGAACACTGCCGCGTTGGGGATATACTCTCGATTCTTGTTGAGAACACCGGGCGATTGACGTCTGGGACAGCGGATGATCGCAAG GGTATACTTTCGGAAGTTACGTTGGACGATAAGATTTTAAAGGGATGGAAACAATGTAAGATACTATTCCCTAATGCAGATGAAGTGAAGTTAAGAGAGCAG AGGCTCCTTGGACGAATTGGGCTTTATTTTGGAAGTTTCAATGCAGATGTAGCCACTGACACCTTTTTAAATACGAAAGGTTGGGGGAAAGGCATTGCCATCCTCAACGACAATAACTTAGGACGTTATTGGGCAAGCGAAGGGCCGCAG TACACTCTCTACATCCCAGCAGCTTTTGTTCGTGTCGGAATCAATTCTCTGATGCTGCTGGAATTGGAGGGGACAACCACGTGTGGCCAAGAATCCTGTCGAGTGTCACTTGTCGATCATCCAGTTTTTGTGTTTGATGAGATCACAACCCATGGAGACTTTTTTGAGCGAAACTAA
- a CDS encoding hypothetical protein (NECATOR_CHRV.G21133.T1), with product MSAGSRSGSWNTMSWLLGTLSACLLLIPPCHTLSKDKGTGFSPSFSVDYPGNQFLLDGQPFRYISGSIHYFRIHPSQWADRLLRVRALGFNAIQYYIPWNFHEIYEGEYDFSGWRNFSEFSRIAYDFNMYTLLRIGPYICGEWENGGLPWWLLNKNISTLRTSEEGFKKAVEKWFSVLLPVVKPLLRKHNGPVLMIQVENEYGSYKACDRGYTTWLRNFIKSYLGDDTLLYTTDGASNSYLKCGAIPDTLTTVDFGPTSEKKINSSFEAQKKYLPDGHGPLVNSEFYPGWLVLWGQKKAITPSANDIVKSAQYMYNLGANINFYMIHGGTNFGFWNGAETNAPCITSYDYFAPISEAGDITEKYLGIRSWIKNIPTWKNRPLDVPKNNPKKAFGEVNMVPVDDLSASPSSRNCISSVSPMSFEQISQPFGFVLYTRKMDVCGKRLEVKLLKDFGFVYLNNKHLGTLMHSYNGQSERTVHLEGCNPGDILTILVENQGRQTYETINDYKGILSDVELDGKVLNGWTQCKVDITHDYGKISASNVQDPGKYGVYFGTFQVDTPTDTFLDTSGWRKGVAVVNGNNLGRYWASQGPQYTLYIPAAFLQPKENSLLLLELEGSGKCSNGTCSMSFVDHPIYVWDSQTTKVDFSAGPRRRRQQQQQQQQQQHRRRNVS from the exons ATGAGTGCAGGTAGCCGCAGTGGCAGTTGGAACAC AATGAGTTGGTTACTTGGAACGCTTTCCGCTTGTTTGCTGCTTATTCCTCCATGTCATACGTTGTCCAAGGATAAAGGCACGGG ATTCTCTCCCTCATTTTCTGTCGATTACCCGGGAAATCAATTTTTACTTGATGGACAACCATTTCGCTACATTTCTGGATCAATTCATTACTTTCGTATTCATCCTAGCCAGTGGGCGGATAG GCTTCTACGGGTTCGCGCGCTTGGATTCAACGCTATCCAGTACTATATTCCTTggaattttcatgaaatttatgAAGGAGA ATATGATTTTTCCGGTTGGCGcaatttctcagaattttctcgaattgCTTATGACTTCAATATGTATACTCTCCTCAGAATAG GTCCCTATATCTGTGGTGAATGGGAGAACGGCGGTCTTCCTTGGTGGCTGCTCAACAAGAATATTTCGACGTTACGGACAAGTGAAGAAGG ATTTAAAAAAGCCGTCGAGAAATGGTTTTCTGTGCTTCTTCCGGTTGTGAAACCACTTCTTCGGAAGCACAATGGTCCAGTGCTTATGATTCAAGTTGAAAATGAATATGGGAGCTACAAGGCATGCGACAG GGGATACACAACTTGGTTAAGAAACTTCATTAAAAGTTACCTTGGCGATGATACTTTGCTGTACACAA CTGACGGCGCCTCTAATTCTTACTTAAAATGCGGAGCTATTCCTGACACATTAACTACTGTGGATTTTGGACCAAcgtccgagaaaaaaatcaactcttCTTTTGAAGCTCAGAAGAAGTACTTACCTGACG GGCATGGACCTTTGGTAAACTCAGAGTTTTATCCGGGATGGCTTGTCTTATGGGGTCAAAAAAAGGCCATTACGCCGTCTGCTAACGACATAGTGAAGTCGGCGCAGT ATATGTACAACTTGGGCGCTAACATCAACTTCTACATGATCCATGGTGGCACGAATTTCGGTTTCTGGAACGGGGCTGAGACCAATGCACCC TGTATCACCTCATATGACTACTTCGCTCCTATATCTGAAGCTGGTGACATCACTGAAAAATATCTAGGGATCCGATCATGGATCAAGAACATTCCTACCTGGAAGAATCGGCCGCTTGATGTCCCGAAGAATAATCC GAAAAAGGCTTTTGGTGAGGTTAATATGGTGCCAGTGGATGATTTATCCGCCTCTCCAAGTAGCAGAAATTGCATTTCTTCGGTCTCTCCTATGTCTTTCGAACAGATCAGCCAACCGTTTGGCTTTGTGCTTTACACCAGG AAAATGGACGTTTGTGGGAAGCGTCTAGAAGTGAAACTACTTAAAGACTTTGGATTCGTCTACCTGAACAACAAGCACTTG GGAACGTTAATGCATTCGTATAATGGGCAGTCTGAACGTACAGTGCATTTGGAGGGATGCAACCCAGGCGATATCCTTACCATTCTTGTTGAAAATCAAGGGAGACAGACGTACGAAACTATCAATGACTACAAG GGAATCTTATCGGATGTTGAACTGGACGGAAAAGTATTGAATGGATGGACCCAGTGCAAGGTAGATATCACTCACGACTACGGGAAAATCTCAGCTTCAAATGTG CAAGACCCCGGGAAGTATGGTGTATATTTTGGCACGTTCCAAGTCGATACCCCGACAGACACATTCCTTGACACAAGCGGATGGAGGAAGGGTGTGGCCGTAGTTAATGGAAATAATCTTGGGCGATACTGGGCTAGCCAAGGACCACAA TACACTTTGTACATCCCAGCTGCTTTTCTTCaaccaaaagaaaattcgCTACTTTTATTGGAGTTGGAAGGTTCTGGCAAATGCTCTAATGGGACCTGCTCAATGTCCTTTGTGGATCATCCTATATACGTCTGGGATAGCCAGACAACAAAGGTCGATTTTTCTGCTGGACCGCGACGACGacgtcaacaacaacaacaacaacaacaacaacaacacagaagaagaaatgtttcaTGA
- a CDS encoding hypothetical protein (NECATOR_CHRV.G21131.T1), translating to MGSAGIAIGPDGKPLKRQEKRNQVPRGGITKPGMKRGGMPMRPMRGGMPGPLMGGPGFGPGPFGPGFGPGMRGPMPYGGPSHNMGFGPGDQNVSFFKGPQPPVPMGMGDARTGPMQSGPAMTPSATTVGRGAVGGGGFGTGGADAPNGTATNSANEVPGFGTNSSIHELFGKMVWKKMEGLRDENVIDRLQNRIMNMIHEALAEQSGGNSSNQVSTTNGRQVGGFRSF from the exons ATGGGATCTGCAGGAATTGCCATTGGACCCGACGGAAAG CCACTCAAACGGCAGGAAAAGCGAAACCAAGTTCCTCGAGGAGGCATCACAAAACCAGGGATGAAAAGGGGTGGAATGCCTATG CGTCCAATGCGTGGTGGGATGCCCGGTCCCCTTATGGGAGGACCTGGATTTGGCCCAGGTCCCTTCGGACCAGGTTTTGGACCAGGAATGAGGGGACCCATGCCGTATGGAGGACCAAGCCATAATATGGGATTTGGTCCAGGAGACCAGAACGTTAGCTTTTTCAAAGGACCTCAGCCACCCGTTCCTATGGGG ATGGGCGACGCTAGGACAGGTCCAATGCAGTCAG GTCCAGCAATGACACCATCGGCTACTACAGTGGGAAGAGGTGCTGTTGGCGGAGGAGGATTTGGAACG ggAGGAGCTGACGCTCCCAATGGAACAGCAACTAACAGTGCTAACGAAGTTCCAGGATTTGGAACCAATAGTAGCATTCATGAATTGTTTG GTAAAATGgtttggaagaaaatggaaggTTTGCGCGATGAAAACGTTATTGATCGTCTGCAGAACCGCATCATGAACATGATACACGAAGCTCTTGCTGAGCAGTCTGGCG GGAACAGCAGCAACCAAGTTTCTACCACAAACGGACGTCAAGTTGGTGGATTCAGATCATTCTGA
- a CDS encoding hypothetical protein (NECATOR_CHRV.G21131.T2) — translation MGCKSCICSQRRRVPWRNTTTPHPKLDCLVPVWSCNALRMTRSISIFATQAQPKPLSPLSLLFADSQLSQNMGSAGIAIGPDGKPLKRQEKRNQVPRGGITKPGMKRGGMPMRPMRGGMPGPLMGGPGFGPGPFGPGFGPGMRGPMPYGGPSHNMGFGPGDQNVSFFKGPQPPVPMGMGDARTGPMQSGPAMTPSATTVGRGAVGGGGFGTGGADAPNGTATNSANEVPGFGTNSSIHELFGKMVWKKMEGLRDENVIDRLQNRIMNMIHEALAEQSGGNSSNQVSTTNGRQVGGFRSF, via the exons ATGGGATGTAAATCCTGCATTTGCTCCCAAAGAAGGAGAGTGCCTTGGCGAAACACCACCACACCACACCCAAAGCTG GACTGTTTGGTCCCTGTGTGGTCCTGCAACGCATTGCGGATGACGCGCTCGATATCGATTTTCGCGACCCAGGCCCAGCCCAAGCCCTTATCCCCATTATCTTTGCTGTTTG CTGATTCACAACTTTCACAGAACATGGGATCTGCAGGAATTGCCATTGGACCCGACGGAAAG CCACTCAAACGGCAGGAAAAGCGAAACCAAGTTCCTCGAGGAGGCATCACAAAACCAGGGATGAAAAGGGGTGGAATGCCTATG CGTCCAATGCGTGGTGGGATGCCCGGTCCCCTTATGGGAGGACCTGGATTTGGCCCAGGTCCCTTCGGACCAGGTTTTGGACCAGGAATGAGGGGACCCATGCCGTATGGAGGACCAAGCCATAATATGGGATTTGGTCCAGGAGACCAGAACGTTAGCTTTTTCAAAGGACCTCAGCCACCCGTTCCTATGGGG ATGGGCGACGCTAGGACAGGTCCAATGCAGTCAG GTCCAGCAATGACACCATCGGCTACTACAGTGGGAAGAGGTGCTGTTGGCGGAGGAGGATTTGGAACG ggAGGAGCTGACGCTCCCAATGGAACAGCAACTAACAGTGCTAACGAAGTTCCAGGATTTGGAACCAATAGTAGCATTCATGAATTGTTTG GTAAAATGgtttggaagaaaatggaaggTTTGCGCGATGAAAACGTTATTGATCGTCTGCAGAACCGCATCATGAACATGATACACGAAGCTCTTGCTGAGCAGTCTGGCG GGAACAGCAGCAACCAAGTTTCTACCACAAACGGACGTCAAGTTGGTGGATTCAGATCATTCTGA
- a CDS encoding hypothetical protein (NECATOR_CHRV.G21131.T3), which yields MGCKSCICSQRRRVPWRNTTTPHPKLDCLVPVWSCNALRMTRSISIFATQAQPKPLSPLSLLFADSQLSQNMGSAGIAIGPDGKPLKRQEKRNQVPRGGITKPGMKRGGMPMRPMRGGMPGPLMGGPGFGPGPFGPGFGPGMRGPMPYGGPSHNMGFGPGDQNVSFFKGPQPPVPMGMGDARTGPMQSGPAMTPSATTVGRGAVGGGGFGTGGADAPNGTATNSANEVPGFGTNSSIHELFGKMVWKKMEGLRDENVIDRLQNRIMNMIHEALAEQSGGNGNSSNQVSTTNGRQVGGFRSF from the exons ATGGGATGTAAATCCTGCATTTGCTCCCAAAGAAGGAGAGTGCCTTGGCGAAACACCACCACACCACACCCAAAGCTG GACTGTTTGGTCCCTGTGTGGTCCTGCAACGCATTGCGGATGACGCGCTCGATATCGATTTTCGCGACCCAGGCCCAGCCCAAGCCCTTATCCCCATTATCTTTGCTGTTTG CTGATTCACAACTTTCACAGAACATGGGATCTGCAGGAATTGCCATTGGACCCGACGGAAAG CCACTCAAACGGCAGGAAAAGCGAAACCAAGTTCCTCGAGGAGGCATCACAAAACCAGGGATGAAAAGGGGTGGAATGCCTATG CGTCCAATGCGTGGTGGGATGCCCGGTCCCCTTATGGGAGGACCTGGATTTGGCCCAGGTCCCTTCGGACCAGGTTTTGGACCAGGAATGAGGGGACCCATGCCGTATGGAGGACCAAGCCATAATATGGGATTTGGTCCAGGAGACCAGAACGTTAGCTTTTTCAAAGGACCTCAGCCACCCGTTCCTATGGGG ATGGGCGACGCTAGGACAGGTCCAATGCAGTCAG GTCCAGCAATGACACCATCGGCTACTACAGTGGGAAGAGGTGCTGTTGGCGGAGGAGGATTTGGAACG ggAGGAGCTGACGCTCCCAATGGAACAGCAACTAACAGTGCTAACGAAGTTCCAGGATTTGGAACCAATAGTAGCATTCATGAATTGTTTG GTAAAATGgtttggaagaaaatggaaggTTTGCGCGATGAAAACGTTATTGATCGTCTGCAGAACCGCATCATGAACATGATACACGAAGCTCTTGCTGAGCAGTCTGGCGGTAATG GGAACAGCAGCAACCAAGTTTCTACCACAAACGGACGTCAAGTTGGTGGATTCAGATCATTCTGA
- a CDS encoding hypothetical protein (NECATOR_CHRV.G21132.T2) codes for MVVLLSPQCDSDVKHALTKLLRIRALGLNAIQYYIPWNFHEVIEGKYDFSGWRNFSEFSLIGYDLGLYTLLRIGPYACGEWENGGFPWWLLNKKNCQPRTSEKGFLNAVKKWFSVLIPVIKPLMRENGGPVLMLQIENEYGSCSYCDRVYTKWLRDFVRSYLGNNIVIYTTDGGSKSYLKCGVVPDTLPTVDFGPTSDENVKAAFEAQRKYLPNGHGPLVNSEFYPGWFVLWGQKSARIPSAEAIVNSAKYMYGLGASINFYMIHGGTNFGFWNGATVKAPVITSYDYFAPISEDGDINEKYLAIRTWIKSIPDWTNKPFDVPENNPKTSYGDVEMFPLQNLFNSPDDICETSQDPKSFEQLGQPFGFVSYSKRIDECGKTLGIKQLKDFGYVLINTNYTGTLMNSYYDKAIRSVNLEHCRVGDILSILVENTGRLTSGTADDRKGILSEVTLDDKILKGWKQCKILFPNADEVKLREQEKPLDDIFLLNTSILYEMAQIIVFQRLLGRIGLYFGSFNADVATDTFLNTKGWGKGIAILNDNNLGRYWASEGPQYTLYIPAAFVRVGINSLMLLELEGTTTCGQESCRVSLVDHPVFVFDEITTHGDFFERN; via the exons ATGGTTGTTTTGCTGTCTCCACAATGTGATAGCGATGTGAAACATGCACTTACGAA ACTCCTCCGTATACGTGCGCTTGGACTCAACGCTATCCAGTATTATATCCCGTGGAATTTCCATGAAGTCATCGAAGGAAA GTACGACTTTTCTGGTTGGCGCAATTTCAGTGAATTTTCTCTCATCGGTTACGATTTGGGACTGTACACGTTGCTCAGAATTG GCCCTTACGCGTGCGGTGAATGGGAAAACGGAGGGTTTCCATGGTGGTTactgaataagaaaaattgtcaGCCGCGTACAAGCGAGAAAGG ctTTCTGAATGCCGTTAAGAAGTGGTTTTCTGTGCTTATACCAGTGATCAAACCTCTCATGCGAGAAAATGGTGGTCCTGTTCTAATGTTACAGATTGAGAACGAGTATGGTAGCTGCTCGTACTGTGACAG AGTCTACACGAAGTGGCTGCGTGATTTCGTCCGTAGTTATCTTGGGAACAACATTGTTATATACACAA CCGATGGTGGATCCAAGTCCTATCTAAAGTGTGGAGTCGTTCCTGACACGTTACCTACTGTGGACTTCGGTCCTACTTCTGATGAAAATGTAAAAGCGGCGTTCGAGGCGCAGAGGAAGTACTTGCCTAACG GACATGGACCTTTGGTGAACTCTGAATTCTATCCAGGATGGTTTGTGTTGTGGGGTCAAAAAAGTGCCAGGATTCCCTCAGCAGAAGCCATTGTAAACTCGGCAAAAT ATATGTACGGTTTGGGAGCTAGTATCAACTTCTACATGATCCATGGTGGCACCAACTTCGGCTTCTGGAATGGAGCAACCGTAAAGGCGCCG GTCATTACGTCCTATGATTACTTTGCTCCCATTTCGGAAGATGGTGACATCAACGAAAAATATTTAGCAATCCGAACATGGATAAAAAGTATTCCAGACTGGACGAATAAACCATTTGACGTTCCAGAAAATAATCC aaaaacttcttACGGGGATGTTGAAATGTTCCCACTGCAAAATTTGTTCAATTCACCTGATGATATATGCGAGACCTCCCAGGACCCTAAGTCTTTCGAACAATTGGGACAGCCGTTTGGGTTTGTGTCCTACAGCAAG CGAATTGATGAGTGTGGCAAAACTTTGGGAATTAAGCAACTCAAGGATTTTGGATATGTATTAATAAACACAAATTACACT GGAACTCTCATGAATTCTTATTATGACAAGGCTATCCGATCTGTAAACCTTGAACACTGCCGCGTTGGGGATATACTCTCGATTCTTGTTGAGAACACCGGGCGATTGACGTCTGGGACAGCGGATGATCGCAAG GGTATACTTTCGGAAGTTACGTTGGACGATAAGATTTTAAAGGGATGGAAACAATGTAAGATACTATTCCCTAATGCAGATGAAGTGAAGTTAAGAGAGCAG GAAAAGCCACTGGATGATATTTTCCTCTTGAACACTAGTATTTTGTATGAAATGGCACAAATTATTGTGTTCCAGAGGCTCCTTGGACGAATTGGGCTTTATTTTGGAAGTTTCAATGCAGATGTAGCCACTGACACCTTTTTAAATACGAAAGGTTGGGGGAAAGGCATTGCCATCCTCAACGACAATAACTTAGGACGTTATTGGGCAAGCGAAGGGCCGCAG TACACTCTCTACATCCCAGCAGCTTTTGTTCGTGTCGGAATCAATTCTCTGATGCTGCTGGAATTGGAGGGGACAACCACGTGTGGCCAAGAATCCTGTCGAGTGTCACTTGTCGATCATCCAGTTTTTGTGTTTGATGAGATCACAACCCATGGAGACTTTTTTGAGCGAAACTAA
- a CDS encoding hypothetical protein (NECATOR_CHRV.G21132.T1), with product MAQVDSGAGNVSSDDQRTSVMEPTGDATPQNGGEKCENAEHPTPGSFFTGSAHVKRQPPAKVFFAPQKYGFFTNNKVEQRWRDDPEKDKKTHADDIIANVTEKFFPQKRAASDQTPPLPIAPSFIPPLPGMIPPPGVPPPPFMIAPISGTKDAKRIKFNDEESDENELFAKLLYKKLRSIASKKRLEILHVSIMEMVRQAQEEDERERAVSGLDSSISNLV from the exons atGGCACAGGTCGATTCCGGCGCTGGTAATGTTTCTAGTGACGATCAGAGAACAAGTGTTATGGAACCTACA GGAGATGCCACACCGCAGAATGGTGGAGAGAAGTGTGAAAAcgctgag CATCCGACGCCTGGTTCGTTCTTTACCGGTTCCGCTCATGTTAAGCGTCAACCTCCAGCGAAAGTTTTCTTTGCTCCACAAAAATACGGATTCTTCACCAATAACAAAGTTGAACAGCGATGG agAGATGATCCcgagaaagacaaaaaaacaCACGCTGATGATATTATCGCAAATGTTACAG AAAAGTTCTTCCCTCAGAAAAGAGCTGCCTCTGATCAGACTCCACCACTACCAATAGCTCCTTCATTCATACCACCTCTTCCAGGAATG attcCTCCTCCTGGTGTTCCTCCACCACCTTTTATGATCGCTCCAATTTCCGGTACTAAAGATGCCAAAAGAATCAAGTTTAACGACGAAGAAAGTGATGAAAATGAGCTTTTTG CTAAGTTGCTCTACAAGAAGCTGAGGTCGATTGCTAGTAAGAAACGTCTGGAGATTCTCCATGTTTCTATAATGGAAATGGTTAGACAGGCACAAGAGGAAGATGAACGAGAGAGAGCTGTTTCTGGATTGGACTCGTCCATTTCCAACCTAGTGTAA